ATGCAATCAGGAGCTGGTACAGATGACATACATGTTCCAAAATTATGGTACTATGACCAATTAATGTTTCTTAAAGACACGGAAACACCCCGAGCGGCTTCATCTATTCATTCGATATTGGTCGACCCGTTTGAAGATATAGAAGAGGTACTCGTTCACATTAACTAGACTCTAGACTAGATACTACTACTgtactaattaatttgcgcATTTTGCCAACTAACACTTCCCTCGCCATTAAAATACCTAACGTAACTATCTCTCACTAATTTTGCATCGTTACTTGTATTTCCGCTTCTTGCCTCCAAAGCTGTAAATGCTGTTGCTGGTAAAACATCATCTATGGTAGTATCGTCAATATCAAATAAGTCTGATCGATTATAGGGAGAGTCTGATTTACGCAAAAAGTTATGTAAAATGCAACAAGTCAACACCACTAGGTCAATTCTATCTATACGTAAATTTATAGATGTATGAAATATTCTAAAACGATTAGACATAATTCCAAATATGTTTTCTATTAATCTCCTGGCTCTTGACAACCtgtaattgaatattttccTCTCGGTTGTAAGGGAATTTCTAGCGAACGGCTTCAAGAAATCAGGCCTCAATGCAAATGCCTCGTCTCCAACAAAAACATAAGATAGCGGTTCAGAactattttgacatttttctttacttggTATGTTAAGATTGTTACTGAcaagttttttgtaaaattgagTTTGTTTTATGGCACCACCATCTGATACCCTCCCATTCACGCCTACTTCGCACCAAATGAATTCATAATCAGCATTTGCACAAGCCATTAATACTATGCTATGGAATCCTTtgtagttataataaaatgaccCACTTCCGTTTGGAGGTATTATACGGCAGTGTTTTCCATCCACAGATCCTAGGCAATTGGGAAATTGCCATCTTTCTTCAAATTTTCTGGCTATTTCTTTCCAATCACTTATAGATTCTGGCATCTGTAACAAAACacgcttatttatttacagattcATTTGGAGAGTGACCTAAATGAAAATTCATATTCTGATGGTAGCATGAAATTAGATCCAGTGTCACCACGGCCGTCTTCTTATCTGTCTACATCGACTACATCAACATCGTACAAGAGAACAAAAAATCAGGCCGATGCtgttcttaataaaatagcaaaaaaaacTAGAAGAACCCAAACCACAACCAATACAACCACAAAAATATGAAAGCTTTGGACAACATGTGGCGGAAAAAATGAGAAGTTTTCCGCCAAATGTCGCAATACATTGCGAAAAACTTATTAAtgattgtttatattatggcGCCCTTCGTAATCTGAATTTTACGTCCAGAATTATAACTGATGCAGTTCCAATAACAATTCTACCTGAATCTCAGCTGTTAAGTTCACAACATACTGATAGTTTAGCTGATTTCACtgaataacaaattttttaattgtattggtttagtttgtttttttttcctgtttagtttatttttctttactttacttttattacttacttacttttatatcataaagaaacaaaatgtaaataaataaataaataaataattgtaacttgatttttataataaataatattcataaatataacaGTTCTTTTTACTTACTTTCATATAATCTTTAAGAGCAAAAAGAATAGCTTTACATGTATCAGGAATTATCACTCCCAAACGTTGTGGAGAGATAAGTGTAGGAAATTTCAACTCCTCATATGACATGCCCGAAGCTAAGAATCGAAGAGTGGCACTAAGTCTTTCATGAGGACTTATAGCTTCCCTCATATTAGTGTTTTTTTTCTGAATCAGCGGAGTCACCAGTTccaaaagtttaaaataggTAGGTTCATCCATTCGCATATAATTTCTCCAGTCAGTTGGCTCCAAAGTCAAttcctttattaaatttatgtgaCTGAGTCGCGATCTTTTTAGCAACCAATCCTTACACCACTTTATTTTTGgcttccttttttttaaaactatacaaaTCGCTATGGCCGATAAATAAAACTCATCTTCTGAATTGAAGTTCATTATGAACACGTCCGGTGCTATCGACGCCTACACTCAAAATGATCAAATGGAACGGCTCGCTGGCGCGTTCGTGAATGGCATCAATTTGGCTCGGCACGACGTCGAGTATCGAGCCAGTGGCGCGAAAGCCATATGGATTGACCGTGAATGGCCACCTTTagatttttggtttttaatctCAGTCCAGTTTTTCTACAAAGATATACCGGCTCTGACTCTTCCGTTAATTTTACTCCCTATATTCTTCCTGCGGGTGTATCAATGCCTTCCAAGTTGTGAATTCGGCAAAGGGTTAGGTCCTTTTTAAaccgaatttaaaattatttaaaaaaaattgttatttgaaTTAGCCTTATTCTACTCGATCAACACGCGTCTTTCAAATTCGttgtctattatatataatctacttacctttataataaaaatataattttataaactaccTGCATGAAATGTAACTGAAGTTAACGTATTGAATGGTGTGATAAAATATGCCTACAATTACTTTCATGCCGATTTCATCGAACATTTTGTTCGGGAAATTTTTcacatttttacttaaaaggtttaattatttaagcctaacaaaacacaaataaaaaaattcacaagAACTCTGTTTTAGCCGCATTGCTCggtgatattatttaatttttgttttttctgtttattatCTGTGTCTATTTGGGCTTTGACTACTCACTACTATCAGATGTCATTACTGACATTTAATgatattgtaaattgtaaattgtaatgtaaactagtcaaaagtcaaaacttCAAAGCGGCTTTTTGGCCAAagtgttattttgtgttttggTGTATATTAAATGGACTACAACAGTTTCTCATGTGAAATTCTCGCTATAGTTAAATGAAGATGAATGCTACAAGTTTATACACATCAACTTCAAGATTGATACTGTTAGCTGACCCAGCGGATAAAAGTTCTTGGTCCGATTTATATCGCCTTGTTCCTTATTTACGACAATCATTATCATGTACTGTTTGCGGAAATTTACTAAAAGAGCCTTTTACTCCTGAGAGTTCCAATTGCCAGCACCATGTGTGTAAAAATTGCATAGGtggaagaaaaaaattaaagcccTCTTGTAGTGAGTGTAAGGATTATGAGGATTATACTGATAACAGTCTGTTAAGGACTCTTCTTCaatgttacaaaaaacttTGTGAGTATTTTATGGATACAGAAACATACAGAGTTTTAGTAGAAGAAGACGCTTCAGTAGTTGGGCAAAATGGTGGTGTTGTTGCTAGTTCGGGTTTGATAGATTTGATAAGAGAGGGGGCCCGTTTTGATGATGATTATAAGTGTAATGCTGGCCTATCAAAATCAGCATATAGTATTTTGCCATGTGTCTATAACTCTTCGTCAACTCAAACCCAGGCTGCTTCATCATCAACTAGTATAGAAACAAGGTCTTCTAATAAATGCACCACCAATAACAAAGATATATCCAATGGATCTCCTTTATATTCAGTTATGTATGCAGGATCTGGcaacaaaataacaattaaaagaaaaaatgctGATGACGCAGAAGTAACACAAAGTGAGAATAGCTTACTAGATGGCAAAGTAAGAATAAATACACTTACAAACATTATATTCCTTTCATATTGTGATTTTTAACAGAttgaaaatgaataatttactcaaatttttattcttatagaCAAATCAACTACCATTTAAGAAGCCTTCAAACCGATCACGCAACCCTGGTAGTAAAAGAAAAGGTTGCCGTTGTGGTAATGCTACAGCAACTCCTGGAAAACTTACTTGCTGTGGTCAGCGTTGCCCCTGTTATGTTGAGAGTAAGCCTTGTACCGAATGTAAATGTAAAGGTTGCAGAAATCCACATAGGGCAGATGGTTTaaaggtaaaaatatatattgaaaagACATCTTTGactcaatactaattaaagtTGCTGTGCTTTTATCTAccaatatgtttaaaatttcagGTTCGTCCACACTTACCACATATAGATACCCTACAATTAACACTTAATATGAATCCCAGCAGTTCACCGTCATGTTCAGGATCTATGGACAGTCTCGATACGGATTCACTTACAATGGAGGCCATGGAAGAATCTCTTGGGTTCAGTGCAGATTATAAGTCACCGAGTCTCAAAGGTAATGTTTatacaactttttaattaaaatatttctatctttAAGACTATATGTTTACttcacttttatatttttatgcctTTCTCTGTGTTACTCTTAGCTCTCTTTTAGCATGAGTTgcttgtaaatttttgtaattgtcGGCAACTCGGACTTTATGAAAGTGTTTTGTGCTTATTATTTCCTTGTGGGCAGAAAAGTGTACATAAATATCTTGCTGTAATAATATTGCTACTGCATATATCTTTCTCTTAATTTTCAAGTATTGTATAGATATTTTAACCCCTGACTATGTAAAGTGTTAtactgattatttaaataccttttatCATAAATGCTTTCAAAGTAAGTTTTATATGTAAGATCTGTTGTTTACAGTATACACAAGCCAGATACAAGAAGTGTCGGCATCCTTACCAGCTACAATATTAATGGATGAAGAGCTCCCAGCCTCTCCTGACAATTTAAGCTCTCCATGTGAATATGCTCAGTATTCTCCTAGAGGAACAAATGATACTGAGCTATCACCACAATCCACAGGCACACAGGATATAATGAGTGACCCAGAATTAGATGCGTGACAGTCAATTTCTGTTACAAATGACTAGAAAACCATTTTTAGTGAGGATATAATACATACTACAATAATACATGCAGATTACGATATACAGTTTCTCTCAGTGACAAATGGTACAGATTTGTATGAgtgacaaatatttaatgtgagTGCCACTTCTAATCGAACGATTAATCTTCCggacttatttttaacttacagAATAAACTTTAATGACCAAACATaataacacacacacattgtGTTCATTTTATGTATGCATTACTTTGATTTActcaaattaaaatgtctatcaATATGGTCTAAATAGTAAAGGCCTCTTCTTGAAcacaacataattaaatacaaatattgtaacTCTAACATTATTATCGatgtaataatgtatattatataaaagtaaagaTAGGAAAGCGTTCTAAATACAAACTGAATGTTCtcattatatgtttaataatttaacctagaggtattgtaaatttaatatttttatatgcacatataattaaaaaaagggaaTGTATgacttttgtatattttagtataataattaatttatcactaGCTGTTTAACCATGACttatactttaaattactataatgGTACCAGCAATTTTATGGACAAAACAAAGAAGAAAATAtagactttttaaaataagtctCAGTCATCTTACTCTTAAAATTCCTCAATAAAATagtgaatttataattttgacaTAATTCTGGTACACTTTATTTACCAACACACATTGTGATAAGATAGTAAAACTAgctaataatagtttttatatttttaattatctgaatattaaaaaatttaaactttgtaCAGTTCCATTTCAGCGATTATGTTGTAAGTAAtgagtattttatttcttgtaagtatatattttataaataggatttattatttaaaagttggCATAGAAAACAATTCTCATGATAAAAGCTTGAGTACAAATAATGAAGGAATTGCCTAGAATTTATAGGTTTTTGAAtgatgaaaacaaaatttgtttttaaagcaagattaaaaacagtatttttctgaaattgacttttattattatatgattaaaattacaattaagtaTGCATTCAAATATTGATCAATGAATATTAAGAAATAGTTtcaagaataatattatatgtttattcGTCGAtatcgtcaaatttatttatttgagtgTCGTCCACCGAACACCACACTCTATTAAATTCGCGCTGTAAACTTGAAATAAGATCAAAATCTGAGGATAGAATAGTTATGTCTCTGGAGCAGTTAACGCGATTCACTTCAAAATCTAATGAACCCAAAATAGCAACAGAATCACTACAATCTCCatcaattattatgaattcaTGCTCAAGTTTCACTATAGAATTTATAACTTTGACGCGAATGCCGTTCTCTGCTAAACCCTGTAAGTTACAATATTCAGCATATCTGTGCACAATTAGCCTTATTtccacattattttttattttcacttgTATTAAAGATTTCGTTATGGAATCACTTTCGAGACTTGGAATGgatatattaattgttcttGCAGCATGAACTATCATGTACAAAATGCAGAAAAGATTGTTGAGACCCACTTGCTTTTTCCACTCCTCGGTATCATTACTTCCGTAGATTAGGACATCATTAATCACGTCACATTTTTTCTCCATAGTAAATTTCTTTCGTAGGTCGACCAGTTTTTTTGAAAAGGTAAGAGCTAATGTTTTCCACAAAAAGAAATCCATAATggtatttaaatctattttcaacGTGTTTATGAACGATATGTCTTGGttccaaaataaaactattattttttggctAAGATCGagtatttaaaagtttttttgtatctacCCTCTAATTCAAATTCTGTAAATCGGATTGAATAGTATTGTTTAAGAAAAAGCGCAATAAAAATTCTTTTCGGTTGCTTATGGAATTTTATTGAAGGTGCCAAAAATATTTCCATGTTATCTATGGTAAAAGTCATTCAATACAACCGtgtcaaaacttatttttgtttaaaatattgtgaGAAATATCCATGCCTTACAAACTACTAaagcttttattttgatttcatATGAGAAAACAATGCAACAATAATGGCTCAAGTTGTAGGGAAAAAGTTAGCAGTGGGTAAAGACAACGTTACCCGACCTACCAAAATCTTAGATGTGACggataaaaattcaaaagcaagaagtaaaagtaaaattccCAAAACTGTGCGATATGAACTGGAAAATGCATTAGTCAATGTAGGTTTATctccttattattattatgatatttctTTGATTTGGTAGACcatataagtattatttaagataaatttagtgttttatttgtttttgttaatttaagctactacaatttaaattacttaaatttaaaaacataaaattatagtttCCTTATATTGCTCTAATATGACCTTAacattatattgaaatataaaagaagCTAATTTATACCGTTAGTTACCTACAGCAGTTAAAGCGCTGTCGTGCTCATGGaaatttacgaaaaaaaatataaatatgtttctcTCTCAGTTGTGCGATGTGTGGTTTGATGAAATAAAGCCGCATTTAGTGCGCAATAAGATAAAGCTACATATTCATCAAGATGCTGCAGGTGATGACGAACCCAAGCAATTACCTCGAGGAGCTCCGGGAAGCTCAAACCTCGATCCAGGTGAATCCCATGTAAGAGCCAGTCTCttacatctttatattttattaattcatattttagtaGATTCTTGAAAGAGCAAACAGCTTTTCAAACTACTCCCTGTGCTAAATAAGACCAATAGAGACAgacatagtataaaaaaacttgatcAAACCTATActtattgaaatcaaaaaatgGAGGAAACTATAAGTATGGCCTGTTATATTAGCTACGTCAGCGGCAAAGTGCGAGCTCAGCCGTTTGTTATCCAACGCAGCAAGCAGCATCGAAAGTGCATTGTCGCAAGCCGCCGCAGGATCCTTTATTGACTCCCCGCCACAGGCTTTTAGCTCTGCCACCGATACAGGTATTTAACATGTTGATAAGAATTGCCCTTCTGCgccttaatatttattacggcAATTTCTTGCTTATGCTTAACTTGTATTCGCTCTTAAATGTGTAACTTATGTCATATATACTGTCATGTGTCATATAATCAATACACGGAGCGCTCtcagttttttttagaatGCCATAAAATATACGTGATAGTTCTATTCTTAAATCGGTATTGTTGAAttgaacatatttaaaatcaggattttgagtttgagtttttaatactcttaaaaatataattctttaGCATCCAAAGCATAGCGAAGGCAACTCAAAACGAAGAACTCGAAGGCGAAGAAAAGTACGCAAACATACACAATCTGAGACAAGGTTAAGAATTCCTCGTCTTTGTAACAATTTTGGTTTAGAATCAAAATCCAATCAAGTTTATCAGGAGCCAACGCGCTGTCAAAAGAATATCGTACGTATGATTTCATATTAACTTTTTCAACAACACAAATTTATACAACACGACTTCATAAATGTGTAAGGTGTTTTAAGCGtctattttatgtattgttgTTGCTGTGGTCGCAACTTCGGCAGCCTTTAAAACACACGTTACCCATTGAATTAAGAAACCATAGAGTTGGGTACaactattttcaataattcTACTGACACTTAATCATTCCTAcctataatatacttaatacagattcttaaatattttagaccaatgtaaaaactaataaagcTAAAATGAAGACAAAATACACACAAACAGAGTGTAGAGGGAGTCTTGATGCTGCTACCATGCCCATGCCCAAGTCACCAAAACCACTACAGAGGCCACGAGCTCAGAAATTGCagccgaataaaaataaatctcgGACAATGGAATCTCCATTTTTCAAAACGGTAAtacatagatatatttttatcagtaACCATCAATATGACtttaaaaggttttaattggttctattatttttgttgaaattaatgaaatttccTGCCCCCAACTTTCAGTTTAAAAGAAGAAATAAGTTTTTGTCCATTTCCTGTAAcgagttttagatttttttgttcGTGGATTTCGTTAGACTAAGGCTATGTTCACATGTAACGCGCGATCAAATTTGAAGAGCGTTCAGATGATGAGCGCTATAACGCGCGTTGCGAGAGTACTCGTCAGTCTAGTTCGGCAGAACGTAGAAAATGGACGTGGAagaggctattattttgtggttatattataaagaaaaatatagaaaaagaaaacgtacacattgggttcatccaattttgaaaaaaaatacaaattatattatattttttatacaaatttgctatattccaacttgctggccttttttctacttcatcgattagtaagtcgatgtcaatatcttcaatttcactcattttaagaagatataattacgaaagttaacaaaattacatgcgaTCGCGATGAAAGCGCGCGCACATCTGAACAGCAAacggacattacattaatatcaaagcgcgcgtcaacgcgcgatcacctgcgtctagagactttttctctgagcgccgcgttgacgcgcgctcatgtgaacagttgtatgaaaataccacaTTGTCTAGTCGCGCGATTTGAAAACGCGCGTCAAGTTTTTGCCATCTGAACATAGCCTAAGGCGCTTTCTTATCTAACTTAAccaattttgattaaaaagtatattctGTAAGTAGATGTACACATACTTAAAAACGATTTCATATGTATTAGCTATTCTAATTTTCTTGagccaaattttatttattctgacatttttacaaaaacagTTTTTGTGCAGGATCTCGTTGATATCATTTGCTCGAAACATGAAGATAATTTagaagtattatttaaaagtccAACTAAATCTGAGATTTCGTCAGTACtgaatttagttccaaaatcCAGTAAAAAATGtgcaaaaaagaaaatgattaAACCATGGAAATAAGGTTTTGTTGTATTCtcactatatttaattttatgtaatctATCTCGAAATACTTTACATACAAAAGATACgtgaattaattatacatttatgaaaattattacttGCCTACTTTACTAATGTTTagtagaaatttatttttatataagatttagtttattttcgtcatatgaataaatatatttagttttcatAATGTCTTTTCTTTTTAGAATATCACAATATGAGTGGGgtagtgaaaatatattttttataatattgtttgataataattaaacaagcGTATATTTCAGGCATATTTGAGTGTTCAGTTGTTTCATTTTtcagaaataattattgtttcccAGGAATCGAACCAGGACCTAAGCtagaaaatacttaaataatgccATATTGTATCATACCATTTTGTattcttattatgtataatttatggGTTTTTATCGAAATCGTGATATTATAAGACTAATTGTCAAGCCATGATGCTACATCTAAATATACTGTAAGCACGATTCCTTTAAAGTATAAACTGGGTGGCCGCAAAAGTACTGgcactaaataatttttttttttttttatgacatttCCTGTCATTCTGTTGTTGAAAATTGTGTAGTGAACAAATGtcactgaaaataaacatggaCCGTTTTACTCCCCAAGAACGTGGAATAATTGAGTCAATGTTCTGACGGGAACATCTTTAAGTCTTTCACCAAAATACGCTGCAGGGTCCGCCTGGAAATGCCCAATTGCGTGGCACGTCGCCTCGTTGATGTTTCTGGACACTCTTCCACATCTTCGCGCACAGCATCTATATTTTCAGCTGAACGGCCTGTTCTTGGTCTTCCAGACTTAGGTCTATCCAATGTTGAGCCAGTTGCTTCAAGGCGTGTGGCGTGTTCTTGGGGAGTAAAACGGtccatgtttattttcagtgtatttaacatttgttcaCTACCCAATTTTCAACAACAGAATGACAGGaaatgtcattaaaaaaaaataaacaaattttctttagtgcCAGTACTTATGCGCCACCCAGTATTTATTGTGagttatttaaagaaaaaaataattacaacaaTCTCACACGACACTTTAATTGGTATATAACTTATATCTATAATCTTATTTACGACTCTTTACAAAATTACAACAGACATAGAACGACTAAAATACAGTACAGGGAACGTTTCATAcacgaataaaataatttacaaaatgcaGTCGAACATCACACACATTAAATactctaaataaataagtcaCAAGTCACCGAACCTCTTCCGCGACTGACCAGCGTTCACATCATTGACAACTTAATCGTGAGTGACGCCGCCCAGCCGTGGCTGATGCTCGCTCGCTCTTTGGATCTGAGAAGAGTTCTTTGAACGTCCACGCGTCACATTCGCACCCTACACATTCGCATCTAGTTCGTATGCTTCACATAGTCCGTCTCATAGTAAGCGGTGGCGCCGTGTGTTCCTTTTCTATCCAGCGCCCGCACCCGCACAAAGAGAAAAGCAGCTACCAGTGACGCTACTACCAGTACTAATAATAACATGACCAAACCTGCCACGAATGATGGCACTGACATGCATATCGTTTCTGGATCAGTTGCTGGAGATTGAATCACAACTGTTTCGTTGGTAGCAGCATTATTTAAAGCAAAGTTAACATCACCTGGCGCCACCACTTGTATCGTTCTGCTTGTATTTACGTCGGTCATTTCTTGAGCATCTCGTTTATAGATCCGTGACGGTGTCGAAGTTTCACGTTTTCTTCTTACTCCTACTAATGTT
The Pieris napi chromosome 1, ilPieNapi1.2, whole genome shotgun sequence DNA segment above includes these coding regions:
- the LOC125053037 gene encoding uncharacterized protein LOC125053037, translated to MTNRDFVNQFIYKFRDLTCLWDVTDIYYHNKQKRDAALEVLLSFYKTKSPNATIDTVKKKLQALRASFRKEFNKVKASMQSGAGTDDIHVPKLWYYDQLMFLKDTETPRAASSIHSILVDPFEDIEEIHLESDLNENSYSDGSMKLDPVSPRPSSYLSTSTTSTSYKRTKNQADAVLNKIAKKTRRTQTTTNTTTKI
- the LOC125049955 gene encoding uncharacterized protein LOC125049955, which gives rise to MNFNSEDEFYLSAIAICIVLKKRKPKIKWCKDWLLKRSRLSHINLIKELTLEPTDWRNYMRMDEPTYFKLLELVTPLIQKKNTNMREAISPHERLSATLRFLASGMSYEELKFPTLISPQRLGVIIPDTCKAILFALKDYMKMPESISDWKEIARKFEERWQFPNCLGSVDGKHCRIIPPNGSGSFYYNYKGFHSIVLMACANADYEFIWCEVGVNGRVSDGGAIKQTQFYKKLVSNNLNIPSKEKCQNSSEPLSYVFVGDEAFALRPDFLKPFARNSLTTERKIFNYRLSRARRLIENIFGIMSNRFRIFHTSINLRIDRIDLVVLTCCILHNFLRKSDSPYNRSDLFDIDDTTIDDVLPATAFTALEARSGNTSNDAKLVRDSYVRYFNGEGSVSWQNAQIN
- the LOC125049178 gene encoding E3 ubiquitin-protein ligase MSL2, with translation MKMNATSLYTSTSRLILLADPADKSSWSDLYRLVPYLRQSLSCTVCGNLLKEPFTPESSNCQHHVCKNCIGGRKKLKPSCSECKDYEDYTDNSLLRTLLQCYKKLCEYFMDTETYRVLVEEDASVVGQNGGVVASSGLIDLIREGARFDDDYKCNAGLSKSAYSILPCVYNSSSTQTQAASSSTSIETRSSNKCTTNNKDISNGSPLYSVMYAGSGNKITIKRKNADDAEVTQSENSLLDGKTNQLPFKKPSNRSRNPGSKRKGCRCGNATATPGKLTCCGQRCPCYVESKPCTECKCKGCRNPHRADGLKVRPHLPHIDTLQLTLNMNPSSSPSCSGSMDSLDTDSLTMEAMEESLGFSADYKSPSLKVYTSQIQEVSASLPATILMDEELPASPDNLSSPCEYAQYSPRGTNDTELSPQSTGTQDIMSDPELDA
- the LOC125052274 gene encoding uncharacterized protein LOC125052274, which gives rise to MDFFLWKTLALTFSKKLVDLRKKFTMEKKCDVINDVLIYGSNDTEEWKKQVGLNNLFCILYMIVHAARTINISIPSLESDSITKSLIQVKIKNNVEIRLIVHRYAEYCNLQGLAENGIRVKVINSIVKLEHEFIIIDGDCSDSVAILGSLDFEVNRVNCSRDITILSSDFDLISSLQREFNRVWCSVDDTQINKFDDIDE
- the LOC125051510 gene encoding uncharacterized protein LOC125051510; this encodes MAQVVGKKLAVGKDNVTRPTKILDVTDKNSKARSKSKIPKTVRYELENALVNLCDVWFDEIKPHLVRNKIKLHIHQDAAGDDEPKQLPRGAPGSSNLDPGESHLRQRQSASSAVCYPTQQAASKVHCRKPPQDPLLTPRHRLLALPPIQHPKHSEGNSKRRTRRRRKVRKHTQSETRLRIPRLCNNFGLESKSNQVYQEPTRCQKNITNVKTNKAKMKTKYTQTECRGSLDAATMPMPKSPKPLQRPRAQKLQPNKNKSRTMESPFFKTDLVDIICSKHEDNLEVLFKSPTKSEISSVLNLVPKSSKKCAKKKMIKPWK